A genomic window from Denticeps clupeoides chromosome 11, fDenClu1.1, whole genome shotgun sequence includes:
- the LOC114799667 gene encoding LOW QUALITY PROTEIN: sushi domain-containing protein 2 (The sequence of the model RefSeq protein was modified relative to this genomic sequence to represent the inferred CDS: inserted 3 bases in 2 codons; deleted 1 base in 1 codon; substituted 1 base at 1 genomic stop codon), with the protein MVLLAEGYVDAAGRGHCISLFLYEXGWIPFEVITDGLTRRVHILSISDDADFIQFSLDAIFRVVLVNATQWQYYGTPGVAGLLQMTWSSSLIRADTVNVELWGYGETRQTYSNSWAAEWTYQYSLGKAVPNSGTFGFTPEPSXPLVTYIRVSHSSKADGQRYALVFKYLHVCASSTAFFHFLXWDTLEKSLPNFLSEIPDTPCTTAQARADTGRLHGSIPAAAHGCDIEKDSKCTYHPECVHCVRSNQKTQENQGGSMLKEALKLCSDNSSDFCRYNPAEMEMTDAALLSFKSHNSLVQDFEPFPGSFSLNLWEEFKKPTPPTF; encoded by the exons ATGGTCTTGTTGGCAG AAGGTTATGTAGACGCCGCCGGTCGTGGCCACTGCATCTCGCTGTTTCTGTATG ATGGCTGGATACCTTTTGAAGTTATAACAGATGGACTTACCAGGAGAGTGCATATTTTGTCAATATCAGATGATGCTGACTTCATTCAGTTCTCACTGGACGCGATATTTAGGGTAGTACTAGTGAACGCCACACAGTGGCAGTACTACGGAACCCCAGGCGTGGCAGGACTTCTGCAGATGACGTGGAGCTCTTCCCTCATTAGAGCCGACACGGTTAATGTGGAACTGTGGGGTTATGGTGAAACTA GGCAGACATACAGTAATTCCTGGGCAGCAGAGTGGACCTATCAGTACTCCTTGGGGAAAGCAGTTCCCAACAGTGGCACCTTCGGTTTTACTCCTGAGCCTTC GCCACTCGTCACCTACATTCGGGTCAGCCACAGCTCAAAAGCGGATGGGCAGAGGTACGCTCTGGTCttcaaatatttacatgtgTGCGCGTCCTCAActgcattttttcattttttgtagtGGGACACCCTGGAGAAAAGCCTTCCAAACTTCCTGTCTGAGATACCAGAC ACCCCATGTACAACTGCACAGGCCAGGGCCGACACTGGGAGGTTACATGGAAGCATCCCTGCAGCT GCACATGGGTGTGACATTGAGAAAGACAGCAAATGCACATATCACCCTGAATGTGTTCACTGCGTCCGGtccaaccagaagacccag GAGAACCAAGGTGGCAGCATGCTGAAAGAGGCGTTGAAGCTGTGCTCTGATAACTCCTCAGATTTCTGCAGGTACAACCCTGCAGAAATGGAGATGACCGATGCTGCCCTGCTCTCATTTAAGAGTCATAATTCTCTGGTTCAAGACTTCGAGCCTT TCCCTGGCTCTTTTAGCCTGaatttgtgggaggagtttaagAAGCCAACTCCGCCTACCTTCTGA
- the LOC114799332 gene encoding retinol dehydrogenase 14 yields the protein MYLLYTVLASLFCFLTLKWLKRRRFCTDSKRLDGKTVLITGGNSGIGKETAVALAMRGARVVIACRDEGRAKKAVGEIKTRSRNVDVFFMELDLANMRSIREFCKAFLQKEKRLDILINNAGMPSVLDWTDDNFSMCFGVNHLGHFLLTNLLLGRLKECAPSRVVTLTCSNYKYQKLDFQDLNYNLFPLFTYCRSKLANIYFTQELARMMEGKGVTAYAVHPGYVHSGWTCHFSILFRMVMQVVMFMFFVPCELGAQSVIHCAVSDEVTGHSGGYFADCQPASLRPFATDAGVARKLWEASERLVRLA from the exons ATGTACCTGTTATATACAGTCCTGGCctctttgttttgctttttgacTTTGAAATGGTTGAAGCGAAGGAGATTCTGTACGGACTCCAAGCGACTCGATGGCAAAACTGTGCTTATTACGG GGGGGAATTCGGGCATTGGGAAGGAGACCGCGGTGGCCCTGGCGATGCGTGGAGCCCGGGTCGTCATTGCTTGCCGAGATGAAGGAAGGGCAAAGAAGGCAGTCGGCGAGATTAAGACGAGGAGCCGTAACGTTGACGTTTTCTTCATGGAGCTGGACCTCGCTAACATGAGGTCCATCAGAGAGTTCTGCAAAGCTTTCCTGCAGAAAGAGAAGCGGCTGGACATTCTGATCAATAATGCAG GGATGCCCAGTGTGCTGGACTGGACTGATGACAACTTCAGCATGTGCTTCGGCGTAAACCACCTCGGCCACTTCCTACTCACCAACCTGCTGCTTGGCAGGTTGAAGGAATGCGCCCCAAGCAGGGTGGTGACCCTCACCTGCTCCAACTACAAGTATCAGAAACTGGACTTCCAGGACCTCAACTACAACCTCTTCCCCCTTTTCACCTACTGCCGCAGCAAGCTGGCCAACATCTACTTCACCCAGGAGCTGGCCAGAATGATGGAGGGGAAAGGGGTCACTGCCTACGCCGTccatccag GTTACGTGCACAGCGGCTGGACCTGCCACTTCTCCATCCTGTTTCGCATGGTGATGCAGGTGGTCATGTTCATGTTCTTCGTGCCGTGTGAGCTGGGCGCTCAATCGGTCATCCACTGTGCCGTATCAGATGAGGTCACGGGACACAGCGGCGGCTACTTCGCCGACTGCCAACCCGCCTCGCTTCGGCCGTTTGCCACAGACGCCGGGGTGGCAAGGAAACTGTGGGAGGCCAGTGAGAGGCTGGTCAGGCTGGCCTGA